TTAATATCTTCTTTAGTAATTTTTATGATGCGATCTGCATTTTTAGTTTTTGTACCTCTAATATGCACAGTTTCATCAGTTAAATTAAGATCTTGATACTTTAACTTTTGAACCTCACTAAATCTAGCACCAGTCACTATACATAAGTATATAAATAAATATGATAACTGTTCTTTTTCTTTGGAAAACTCTTTTAATTTATAGAAATAAGACAATTGCATAAATTTATCTCCTTCCGCTTGAGCTTCTTTTTTACATTGCACAATCACTTTATAAGTAGGGTCTTTAGCTATCATACCTTCGTAAAAGGCATCAGATAATGCAGACCTTAAACAGTAATTTAATTTCCTAACAGATTCAGAAGTATGGGTTTCTGCGTAATCATTGATTAATTCTTGATAATTCATTCTATTAATTTTATTAAGAGGCATATTACCGAATTTTTTTTCGAATATATTTTTGGCATTATAATAAGTTTTCAATGACTTATCTGTTAAATAGGGGGCTTTGTGAATTTTAATCCAGTTTTCAAAAAGTCTATAAACGGCATATCGGATGATAAATTATTGCCTTTGTTCAACGTATTATATGTTGCGTTCATTGCTTGGATAGCTTCTTTTTTTGTTTTAAATCCGCTTTTTCTATGACGTTTTCCGTTTAATCTAAAGTCATATTGCCATTTATTACCACGTTTTGTTACATACATTTTGTTTCCTCCTCAAAAAAAGTAAAAAAATAATAAGGGTACGTGGGGTACCCAGTATTATTTAGTTATTCTTCGTCAAAGACGTCTACTACATTAATTACGATTTCTTTAGTTTCAGCTTTAATAGTTATGTCGTTTGTATAACCTACTTGTTTTATTTGTACTGAATTATCATTAACTATTAAAGCTGCTTCCACATTCTCAAAGTTTTGAATTAAAATAATTTTATTATCGTTAGTCAATATATCGTAGTCATCTTTACCTTCAAAGATAATGTTCCAGTTATTAAATTTCATTTAATAGTCTCCTTTAGTTTTTTTGTATATGTTACTTTTTTTATGATGGAAAATAGTATTATTAATCTTAATAGGGTTTAACCTCATCTAAAATTCCATTTTGACGTTGTTCCATTGATTTTAAATCAGTGTCTGATACGCCATCTTGGTTCATTTTGTCTGATAAGTCAAAGTATTCTTTTTCTAATTCAGCCTCGCGAGCTGACTGTTTACTATCACTGTCTGATTCTTCTGATGTACCCTCAAATTCAGATGAATTTATATCAGATTCGGCTTCATCTTCCATTGCTTCGTACTTCGCCATCTCTGCATTATCTCTCGCTTCTACTTCTTCATTATGCACTTCAGTCAAAACATTGTTTATTTCCATAAGAATATTGTAAACATATACATTAACTTCGT
The sequence above is a segment of the Staphylococcus hyicus genome. Coding sequences within it:
- a CDS encoding tyrosine-type recombinase/integrase, whose translation is MNYQELINDYAETHTSESVRKLNYCLRSALSDAFYEGMIAKDPTYKVIVQCKKEAQAEGDKFMQLSYFYKLKEFSKEKEQLSYLFIYLCIVTGARFSEVQKLKYQDLNLTDETVHIRGTKTKNADRIIKITKEDIKHVRKVLNNFPNNIQGNIFTTGANLITHNTVTNVLQRFCIENKLGNYHTAFPKTYPLLNANS
- a CDS encoding Arm DNA-binding domain-containing protein encodes the protein MYVTKRGNKWQYDFRLNGKRHRKSGFKTKKEAIQAMNATYNTLNKGNNLSSDMPFIDFLKTGLKFTKPPI